ATGATGCCGGCACGGAGCTGATCAGCCATGTATCCGTGGATGACGATGTAGACCAGTTTATCAAGGAGAACGGCAAGGGTGAAGCGGAAGGCCGCGGCGGCATGGGCTCCAAGCTGGATTTCGCCCAGAAAACCGCTGCCAAGAATATCCCGACATTCATTGCCAACGGCAAGAAGCCGAATGTCATCCTGGATATTATGGACGGTAAAAATGTAGGAACCAAAATCACAATGAATTAAGCATGCAATTATTAGATACTACTCATAAAAACAACGTATTAAAATCCATGATGCGCATCCTGGAAGAGGATCGCGAAGCATTGCTGGAGGCCAATAAAAAGGACCTGGACGCCTTTGACCGGGACGACCAGGCCCTCTATGACCGCCTGGTCATGGATTCTGCCAAGATCGACGGCATGATCCGCTCGGTGGGGGAGGTCCTGGAGCAGGATGATCCCGTGAACCGGGAAATCAGCCGGCGTACGGTATCTGACGGACTGGAGGTCATCAACAGGACGGCCCCCTTCGGGACGATCCTGATCATCTATGAATCCCGCCCCGATGTAACCGTCGAAGCCGCGGTACTTGCATTCAAGTCCAACAACAAAATCCTGCTCAAAGGCGGGAAGGAAGCCTACCACAGCAATGTGGCCCTGGTGGCCTGCTGGCACAAGGCCCTGGAGGAAAACGACTTGTCTGCAGACTGGATCCGCATGCTGAAGCTCGACCGGCTGGCCACCCGGGAATTCCTGATGAACCCGCCGGAACCGATCGACCTGATCGTGCCACGGGGAGGCGAGCGGCTCATCGCCTTTGTCAAGGAGCACGCTACCTGCGCCGTGCTGGTCAGCGGCCGGGGGAATAATTTCCTCTACGTAGCCGAAGATGCCGATTGGGACCAGAGCCTCAAGGTGATCCTCAATGCGAAGACGGACAAGATTTCCGCCTGCAATGCCCTGGATAAAATCCTGATCAGTTCAAAACTTCCCGATTACGAGGACAAACTCAGGCAACTGCGGAAGGTGCTCAAGGCGCATTCCGTGAGTATCCTGGTCTCGGATCGCGTTGGGACCATCCTGCCGGAAGAAGAAGTGATCCAGGACGATTCTATCTGGTACGAGGAGTTCCTGGCGCTCAAATGCAGTATTGGCCTGGTGGACTCCACGGAGGATGCCATAGCGGCCATCAACAAATATTCGGGCGGGCACTCCGCCAGCATCATGACCCGGGATGACGAGAAGGCTGAAGCCTTTATGCAGCAGGTAGACAGCGCAGCTGTATACCGGAACGCCTCCACCCGGTTCACGGATGGCGGGCAGATGGGCGTAGGTGCCGAACTCGCCATCAGTACGGACAAACTGCACCACCGGGGGCCCCTGGGGCTCAACGAGCTGGTCACCAACAAATACTACGTCTACGGGGATGGGCACGTACGCGTTTAAGCCCTTACCCTTCCGGAAGCAATTCCGGGGTAACGGGGTGTAGCAGTAAAATCAAAAAGCCCCGGCCTGTTTTCAGGCCGGGGCTTTTCACTTTCCGATTAATCCCGGAGAACCGCCTGGGCGGCGGCAACCCGTGCGATTGGCACCCGGAAAGGGGAGCAGCTCACGTAATCCAGGCCGGTGCGGTGGCAGAATTCCACAGAGGTGGGTTCCCCCCCGTGTTCTCCGCAAATCCCGGTTTTAATCCCCGGCCGGCCCCGGCGTCCGAGTTCGGTTCCCATCCGGACCAACAGGCCCACGCCTTCCTGGTCGAGTTTCTCGAAGGGGTCTGCCGGCAGGATGCCTTTTTCCAGGTAAACCGGCAGGAATTTGCCCGAGTCATCCCGGGAATACCCAAAGGTCATTTGGGTCAGGTCATTGGTCCCGAAGGAAAAGAAATCCGCATGTTCGGCAATTTTGTCGGCCAGCAGGGCCGCCCTGGGGACTTCCACCATAGTGCCTACCGAGTATTCAACAGAATCTTTTCGCTGCCTGAAAACCTCGGCGGCCGTTTGGTCGATGATGGCTTTCTGCTGGACAAATTCCTCTACGGTACCTACAAGAGGAACCATGATTTCCGGCCGGGTTTCAATCCCTTCCACCTTCAGCGCCAGGGCGGCTTGCAGGATGGCCCGAGTTTGCATCTCCGTAATTTCCGGGTAGGTATTCCCAAGCCGGCACCCGCGGTGTCCGAGCATCGGGTTGAATTCTTCCAGTTCGGCCACTTTGGATTTCACCGCATCCAGCGAGATATGCAGGTCCTCGGCCAGTTCCTTTTGGGTGGCCAACTGGTGGGGGACGAATTCATGCAGTGGCGGATCCAGGAGCCGGATGGTCACCGGCAGGCCTTCCATGGCCCGGAAGATCCCTTCAAAATCCTTTTGCTGCATGGGTAAAAGCTCCTTCAGTGCCTGCCTGCGCCCTTTCACAGTATCGGCCAGGATCATTTCCCGCATGGCCTTGATGCGGTCTACCTCAAAGAACATATGCTCGGTACGGGCCAGGCCGATTCCGCGGGCGCCAAAATTTCGGGCCACCCGGGCATCTGTCGGGTTATCTGCATTGGCGCGGACTTCCATGCGGGCAAAAGTATCGGACAGTTCCATCAGTTCGGCGAATTCGCCGCTGAGTTCGGGCTCCCGGGTGGCCACCTTTCCCTCCAGAATGTTCCCCGTAGTCCCGTTGATGGAAATCCAGTCTCCTTCGTGATATTCGTGGTCGCCCACCCGGAGGATGCGGTTGGCGTAGTCGATTTTCAGGGCCCCGGCCCCGGACACACAGCATTTTCCCATGCCTCGTGCCACTACGGCAGCGTGGGAAGTCATCCCGCCCCGGGCCGTGACGAATCCCCTGGCCAGATGCATCCCCTCCAGGTCTTCCGGGGAGGTTTCCACCCGGACCAGGATACTGTTTTTAAATTTCCCGGCTTCGTCTGCAAAGAAAACGATCTGGCCGGTGGCTGCACCCGGGGAGGCGGGAAGCCCCTGGGCAATCACCTGGGCCTCCTTGATGGCAGCCGGGTCAAATACCGGGTGCAGGAGTTCCTCCAGTTTGGCCGGGTCTATGCGCAACAGGGCAGTTTCCCGATCGATACTTCCCTCGCGCAACATGTCCATGGCTATTTTAACCATGGCCGAACCGGTTCGCTTCCCGTTGCGGGTCTGCAGGATCCAGAGCTTGCCCTTCTGGATGGTGAACTCCATATCCTGCATATCCAGGTAATGGGTTTCCAGTTTCTGCTGGTATTCAAACAATTCCTTATAGATGTCCGGCATGAGTTCTTCCAGGGAAGGGAAATTTTCGCGCCGATCGGATTCGGATACCTGGGCCAGTTTTGCCCATTGCTCCGACCCGTGCCGCGTAATTTGCTGGGGGGTGCGGACGCCGGCCACCACATCTTCCCCCTGGGCATTGATCAGGTATTCCCCGTTGAACTTGTTTTCGCCAGTGGCCGCATCACGGGTAAAGCAGACCCCGGTCCCGGAATCCGTGCCCATATTCCCGTAAACCATGGCCTGCACATTGACGGCCGTCCCCCAGTGTTCGGGGTAGCCGTTCATCTTTCTGTAGTATACTGCCCGGTCCCCGTTCCAACTGTTGAATACGGCGAACACCGCACCCCAGAGCTGTTCCCAGGGGTCTGTCGGGAACTCTTTCCCGGTGCGTTTGCGGACGATATCCTTAAAATCGTACACCAGGTCTTTCAGGTCCTGGACGGTAAATTCCGTATCGTGCCGGATATTGCGTTTGTCCTTGAGGTGGTCGATAATTTCCTCGAAGGGGTCCAGGTCCTGTTTTGTCTCGGGTTTGAGGCCCATGACCACGCCGCTGTACATCTGGATGAACCTGCGGTAGGAATCCCAGGCAAATCGCTCATTCCCGGTCTTTTTGATAATGCCTTCAAGGGTTTGTTCACCAAGGCCGAGGTTCAGTACCGTATCCATCATCCCGGGCATGGACACGCGGGCTCCGGATCGAACCGACAGGAGCAACGGGTTTTGCGGGTCCCCAAAAGTAGTCCCCATCGATTCTTCAATTGCGGCAATGGCCTCCCTGACTTCAATTTCAATTTTTTTGAGGACGGCTTCCTTCCCCTCCTGCGTATATAAAGTACAAACCTCTGTGGTAATCGTGAAGCCCGGGGGCACCGGGATACCGATCCGGCTCATTTCGGCCAGGTTGGCGCCCTTTCCGCCGAGCAGGTTCTTCATTTCCCGGGTTCCGTCCGCCCGCTTATCGCCGTAGCGGTAGACGCTCAATTCTTTCTGTGTAGCTGTGAGTGTTTTCATAGAAATGGACTTTGCTTGCCGTGTATTATGGTCACGGTCCGGGAGTAAAGGTAGGGGCATGCGACAGGGTATAATATGATAAACATCAGCCGGAAGGAATCCGTCGGGCATGTAGATATCCCTGGGATTTTACAGTTGACTGATTTCGGGACCGGCGTGACTTTCGGGCCAAAACAGGGTAGAAAAATGAGGTGATATTGAATTTAAAAAAAAACTTCAAGTTTAAAACTCACATTCACAAGCACTTAGGTGAATGGTGACATTTATCAGGTTTTAGGCTGTAATCCTGTCGGAA
This genomic window from Robiginitalea biformata HTCC2501 contains:
- the ppdK gene encoding pyruvate, phosphate dikinase; the protein is MKTLTATQKELSVYRYGDKRADGTREMKNLLGGKGANLAEMSRIGIPVPPGFTITTEVCTLYTQEGKEAVLKKIEIEVREAIAAIEESMGTTFGDPQNPLLLSVRSGARVSMPGMMDTVLNLGLGEQTLEGIIKKTGNERFAWDSYRRFIQMYSGVVMGLKPETKQDLDPFEEIIDHLKDKRNIRHDTEFTVQDLKDLVYDFKDIVRKRTGKEFPTDPWEQLWGAVFAVFNSWNGDRAVYYRKMNGYPEHWGTAVNVQAMVYGNMGTDSGTGVCFTRDAATGENKFNGEYLINAQGEDVVAGVRTPQQITRHGSEQWAKLAQVSESDRRENFPSLEELMPDIYKELFEYQQKLETHYLDMQDMEFTIQKGKLWILQTRNGKRTGSAMVKIAMDMLREGSIDRETALLRIDPAKLEELLHPVFDPAAIKEAQVIAQGLPASPGAATGQIVFFADEAGKFKNSILVRVETSPEDLEGMHLARGFVTARGGMTSHAAVVARGMGKCCVSGAGALKIDYANRILRVGDHEYHEGDWISINGTTGNILEGKVATREPELSGEFAELMELSDTFARMEVRANADNPTDARVARNFGARGIGLARTEHMFFEVDRIKAMREMILADTVKGRRQALKELLPMQQKDFEGIFRAMEGLPVTIRLLDPPLHEFVPHQLATQKELAEDLHISLDAVKSKVAELEEFNPMLGHRGCRLGNTYPEITEMQTRAILQAALALKVEGIETRPEIMVPLVGTVEEFVQQKAIIDQTAAEVFRQRKDSVEYSVGTMVEVPRAALLADKIAEHADFFSFGTNDLTQMTFGYSRDDSGKFLPVYLEKGILPADPFEKLDQEGVGLLVRMGTELGRRGRPGIKTGICGEHGGEPTSVEFCHRTGLDYVSCSPFRVPIARVAAAQAVLRD
- a CDS encoding glutamate-5-semialdehyde dehydrogenase; the encoded protein is MQLLDTTHKNNVLKSMMRILEEDREALLEANKKDLDAFDRDDQALYDRLVMDSAKIDGMIRSVGEVLEQDDPVNREISRRTVSDGLEVINRTAPFGTILIIYESRPDVTVEAAVLAFKSNNKILLKGGKEAYHSNVALVACWHKALEENDLSADWIRMLKLDRLATREFLMNPPEPIDLIVPRGGERLIAFVKEHATCAVLVSGRGNNFLYVAEDADWDQSLKVILNAKTDKISACNALDKILISSKLPDYEDKLRQLRKVLKAHSVSILVSDRVGTILPEEEVIQDDSIWYEEFLALKCSIGLVDSTEDAIAAINKYSGGHSASIMTRDDEKAEAFMQQVDSAAVYRNASTRFTDGGQMGVGAELAISTDKLHHRGPLGLNELVTNKYYVYGDGHVRV